catcagacaTGCTGCTGAGGtactctctgaccccagaatgccctttgaacaatttgccgcatcagagtttttccagagggagctggaggccaccaaaaagcgtttggaggaaaaagcttggagacagagacccgactcccagccacctgatcgcctctgcaggttctgccatttaactcttaaacagggaccaaacagcTCGCATATACATACAGGGTTCCCTGGAGCGGCAGGTAAATACATTTACTGCCCATCTAAAGTCTATTCTCTATATCGGGACAAGGGGatggcccgagagatgacttggaaagagtttgtggcgactcctttctttgaggcagagagacgaagatggatggaggaaaggacaaaatgaactacatgccaTGAATGCATGTTGCACGACTGTATGTAGTTATGAAATGTAATGTTGCAATATTGTacacagtttgagatttaatgttgcactgagatttaatgttgcactattgaacatagtttgagatttaatgttttttgagtgcgtgtgtgtgtgtgtgtgtgtgtgtgtgtgtgtgtgtttgtgcttaaaTAagattgaatttcccactttggtccatactgttgtcaacatttctgtcttcacaAAAGCCAAATAAAGGCGGCCaagtcctgaattgaaaacaatatctaaagaactcaagtatcatcagattatttgcaaCAGAATAAGccgataacgtagcatttccctgttcatatctgtgacttgcaatttagaatttgtccataaaactatgctatgatgCAAACTACAGTTTAAAAGACttctgtgctcctaaaaagagcagcatttgtggctcataaaacTCACAGAAagtgctatgctctttaaataGTTTTATTATCGTggatttttcaatcaaatatcttccatTTGGtaatgcccaaagcgggatttgaactctccctctgaggtcttcaggaggtttcaatctgattggctggttctctgTTACAGCTGTTCTCAAATGGCCCGAACCCGGGCCTCGAGAGttttttagctaaacggccctaaaccgtttcccgttcattttcaatggtagtgcctaaaccactacggacgcaatatattttcggccgctatcatcctgtggcgctgttctgtcgtttctatgaagagcagctcctctccagaaagttcattctttggtaaacttcgctgaaggtaagtttgggcttgatttcctactaaattaatgaggaaacttttcgtaattgtgcataggctgtggtcaattttgtcctaaattagcaaggaacatgttataattggccctaaattataatgtatgCTACAATATaatcatatcttgtcaagctagtttttcacattgtattacggtcataactcgtcgccAACTTTGTCGACATTTTATTACACCCTCGGTGAccgctaaagacaaattacagtgaaatatgaacgtgcagaataAACTATGTATCGCGAGATCGCTCCAATAAAACGCAAAGTTTTCGTTGAGATTATAattcaatattatctgttgcttgtcttaaattacacgatagtgatgaatgaacttaacattttatattcaagtaaccgatttacttgtcgtggcactgaaatctcggtagttgggttgtaaacgaTGTGTTTCAGCACCgtaagtaaagaattgttataaagtcttgaattatgaatgaatattgtcattctacacatcagaatttaaacttattggtctgtcggtctctgtgggtttgtgtgtggtgtattattattattattattatttttattattattatttagtagtagtagtattacattttaatacatcaagtgtgtttttgtttccaatgtctttgagaggggatactgtcctcctgccccccccaacattttctcacacacacacacacacacccacacaacccCCCCATACCCACAGTATTTTTCCACATCTCTTTCCAGTCTTTTCCTACCTAGACACACCAGGTACTGACCTTCTGAACTCCTGAATCGACACCCCAACAACCTTGATCTTACACTTTCACACCTACATGATAAATGCATGTGGGCGCACACTcaaaaacacagagacacacgcatgcacacacacacacacactcacacacacacacacacacacacacacacacacacagagctttacaCATGGTACCACACTTCATCTTTTACTGGCCTAagattcctttgatcacatttatcaggtgtGATTTGAAAAATGTGTTGAACTGTTTTATGAGTGTCAagtaaaaatgagaaaattaatagacatttttcctttatgtcagctcaacatgcagaagcaaGTCGCCTTTTTCCCTGGAAAACTTCAGGTCGTGTTCCGCAAGGGGCCTcttgggtttctcctccaggagccatctgatgaagccaaacggGTGAGTTCTACTCCTCAGGACAAGTCTGCGGCCACGAGGGAGGACCTCGtacggcagaacgctttggccgtcatccCAcaaagggggggcgggggggtccctcagataagatggaggttcTGGGAGACggtatgtcctgcagtttggtaaatataaagggaagtaattcagatttattttgcagaatgacgtaggaAACACCGTGTATCTTATCAAGAACGTGCAGAATGAGgaagcagcaggtctctgtatggctGAAAGCCACAATAAGGACAGCCtacagtcatttgtgagttatgtgAGTTAGAGCacgtggaaggagatctgggacagcagaggtgatggctatgccgATTTTGTCATAGGCAagcgctgcgttccaggtacatGAATGTTCAAGTTGCAGCAgtacctgctgaagaggcagcagcccaccacatcttccacacctgctgagcatcccatgaaggccccagctgagcccctgggtatgctaattccttcatgtgacaagttcaactttgggaaaaggtttttttcttttctactaataacctgtagctggtatttttgtctttaacacagccatggaggaggatgtagagatggaaagggagatgcaGAGCAGCGATAcctctgatctgcaagtccagagctgtaaatacactgTTACCACATttgtttcatgtcagacaaacaaagtccatgccgtatctgatttctattgtttttcttttcatctctgtgcagatgttatgccagtagcagcagccgagAGTGCTaccaggagcagaaacaggTTTCTGAAAAATAGGATTCAGAGCTGGAGTTCTGTTCCTTTCCATGATGAATTCCTCTCCAAACCTGACTTATcttatttttgtgttcttgatGTTCCGACTGATTTCCTTCAATACTCTTCGTATGTTGGTGTGATAATAACCGTCGTTATAATAACCAAGTCACAATGCTCCTCCTGCTCGGCCTTGAGAGCGGTGATTAATATTGTCATTTCAATTTGTGTGAATGAGACAATTATaattttaatgatgtaaaattctaaaaagcaggaggagtaACGATAAGGCTGCTTGAATGTCTACTAATAACGGCGTCTTCACAACTCATTGAATCTGAACTGACTAaactaatgttgtctttttagttGCATCTGCCACATGCTCCAAACCCCCACTTGGAGATACCGCTGAACTACAGGCATCACTAGTTGATGTtaaaaacattgtaattttGTTCATCCAATCAAGTGTTCTGCTAACTGCAGCTGCATTAAATAAAGTAATTTCGTTTTTGAAAATTACCGTacctgcagctgttccagctTCACCAGGTGTAAGGAGAAAGAGACCTGTGCCCCTCCAGCCATAGCTGGCCTTCCTGGTCACAGAGACAGAGGGTCTCACAAAGGTAGAGGAGCCCCACTCAACTTCAGgtatgtttcctttttttttttaaatttagggCTGATGAACAACCTGATATCTCTGTATTGTACAGCCGACTGTTCTTTACATGTTGTCATCAGGTTAAGTGACTAATTTCTTAACAGCAAgtctgcacttgttttcaggacccGACACTTGCACGGCACAGACCTCTGTCGGCAGAGTGCCTCCTTTGAAGGACTCTCCCGAAGACGAAAATAATGGTATGTTAAACAATGTAAATTTCCCCGAGGCTGGTGCATACGGACAGAGAACCATCGGCTAGTACGTGAGGGAGGAAGATCGGCCACGTGCTTTCGGGTCGTACGAGGACCAAGATGGTTGGGGTGGGGTCTCTGTGTCCGGATTctacctgactgactgcctgctggATGAGTTCAAGCGTCAACAGCTGTCTTTGACCAAGCGCCTCCAGGGCACATTCGGGCAGGTTTTCAGGTCGGACCACACGAGAAAGATGGCAAGGAAGGTGATGCTGGCATCTGGAGCCATGTCCAGTTTTGCAGTGATGAATGAGAACTGGCTCATTGTGTCCTGGGTGATGGTTCAGGCCGAGACAGAAAGGTCCTAGCAACCGATGTACCAAGGAATGGCCAAGAGGTACAGCGATGCTAGGGTGTAAAAAGCAGGCTACCactggatggacaggtgagatcagcgatcttctttgtttgccgtcattcaaactgaaaaatgctCTCTGCAAGTCATTTTCTTTGAAGAAATGTTATATTTAATGTTACACTTCTTCCTTTAGATCTCATATTTCTATGTCTCTGCCTCACATTTAGGGAATGCTGCGCAATAGAACAACTCGTTATGGCTCTTCATCATTTAAAAACCTTCAGGATTATACATATGGACATTAAACCAGAAAATGTCATGATTGTGGACCACCATGAAAAACCACTGCAAGTAAAGTTAGTGGACTTTGGTGGGGCCCAGATGTCCGGTAATATTGACTTTGAGACCTTAATGTTCACCAAGATGCACAGCTCTCCAGAGGTACTCCTGGAGTCTGAAATGAATGAGGCTTTGGACATGTGGTCTTTGGGGGTTACTGCTTTCAAACTGGCTGTCGGAACTGATCTGTTTCCATACAGTAGGCGGTACAGTATAATAAATTCTATGGTCAAATTTTTTTTGGGACAGCCACCAGACCATGTACTGGACAAGGGCCAGCAAACTGAAGAATTCTTCAATAGAAGAACAAATGATCATCCAAGGTGGACAATTAAGACAGCAGAAGAGTACGGGATcagtgaaaaagaggaggactTCAGCTGTTTTGATGATGTTGTGGGGATGCTATCAGTTCAGCAAGAACATGCAACTGGTCTGGATCTATTTATGGATCTCATCAAAAACATGCTGCAGGTCGACCCCAACCAGCGAATTACGCCCGTGGAGGCTCTACAGCATCCGTTCTTCAATGTAAAAGAGGAAGCTACTTCAAAGGAACAATGTCTGGAGAACATTCAGCTGACAAACTATGCAGTGGACCAGCTGGAAAAACCTGAACTTGTCCCACCAGAGACAGTTGTCTCTCAGGAGAACCCTGCAGAGGTCCAGCCAGACAACTCTGGAGAAGACCAGCTGAATGATGGGTTCCAGACAGGGGACAACACCTTGAATTATACCTGCTTTGTCAATACCCTAAGGACGGTTGGAGATGCATTGGCCCTTcctaaaaggacagaaaagtttGACTGGTTTGGCTGGTTTTAAAATCTGCCCTGAAAATTTCAATTGAGTTGGCACCACAAACCAGGATGGCCgcaaaaataaaagccctgACGCCTGTGGATAGATCAACTTGATgccttttttttacaaatataaaaacattcaatacttttattttttgtcatctGGTTATTTATTAATATCTGGTTAATTGATGACtacatttcttttgtttaataaaGGTTAGTGCAACAATGGTTCTGCAAATTAACAGTAAAACAttaacagtaaaacaaacactttattaCAAAGTGTAATAAAGTGTAATAAAGTGTGAAGAAAGTGTTTTCCAAAGAATGGAATTTGGACatagcatttatttgtttttaaagtttataaCAACTTCTGTATGGCtgtatagcctatgagcgtcatatcatcaaatcaaCCTataacggctcttggatgagaggtgaaacgtctacaagaaaatcaaacaagattcaactcctctaattaaaacagctaaaacagtttttttattatttcaacaGGACTTGAACACGTGTTATACTCATACGAACTTCCGTGGACAACCACACCCAGAACCACCCACCATGCACGTGATGCATGCCAACTACGGGTCCAATTATAACCCAAAATACATAACATTTCCTTCCCTCTTAAAGCAAACGTCCTATatgaaacacattaaaagaaataatgCATTCCCCTTAGCTATGAGTACAATATAACCCCATAACATAGTTCACTCAGCATTACGCTATTAACAGCAGCACACAAaagtatttttttccccatataTATTACTCCTGAACTATTATTTAGGGATGAGGGTAGACTACCTCAAACCCCAGACTGTACCCAAGGGGATTATTCTGCCCCTGGTGGTTTGGGTCAGTGTCTAaaccaggcatgggcaaactacggcccaGGGGCCACatgcggcccgttaaacgttttaatccggcccgccaaacttgaaaaattaaatgaataaaccttgttaatgttatattttcactgcaattctggtgttttcccactagaaaaaagacagtcaggaggagagtgatggtgatatcctgaaggataacagaactttcagtgctttaaaatagaaatggttattaattttttttttaaaaaggcacattttattcatttgattttaagtgttttaagactcattccaaagtcagatattttgttgtaatgcttctcttcattttcatttgaaattaaagcacatgttttctccatatcccaagatgtgtattttttctccaatgaggtgaggttaccaaagcactccatccatccatctgctcctggtccggcccctttgtcaaatgttagaacccattgtggcccacgaatcaaaatgtttgcccacccctggtctaaacTATACTACAAATCCAGCCGTACAGGAGGTCGCCGCTCTCTTGCTGGATATCGGCGCCCTGCAGGAACATCCGTTTTCTTGTCCATGTGTTGTACAGTGTCTCTAGAAGCTAAAACCACCACTGGTGCCTCTGCTTCATTtacagcaacatctgcagcaggcgTAACTGTCTCTGGAACGGTGGACTgctgcatctatgtgtgtgtgtgaaaactggTGGTGGATCAAGTACATCCAATGAACGTTCTGGAGACAACTCTGATGAAACAGGTGAAGTCGTCAGCAGTTGATCAAGGTGTCGCCGCCATCTCTTCGATTTGTTTGTCCATTCCTGGCCACCAAAAGTAACTTCTTGCCATTTCCTTCATTCTGACAATTCCACTATGTCCTACATGAAGTTGTTGCAACACTTGTGCACGCAATGATTGTGGAATAATCACCCGCCTCCCCCATAGCAAACACCCTGACCGAACAGAAAGCTCCAACCTCCGTCCCAGGTATGGCTTCAGACGCGGATCGTCACCAGCAGTCCGACCTTTCACCACCATGTCCAGGACTGCTGACATTTCTGTGTCAATGCGAATCTCCTTTTTCACTTGTACTGCAGAAACAGGGGCTTTTGACACCTCCGTGAAGTAGAAGATGTCCATGGCGTTTGACTCGGGTTTCATAATAGGAAGCGGCAATCGGGACAGACCATCAGCATTGCAATGCGAATCTGATTTCCTGTGTTTGATGTCATAGGAATGAGCAGATAACAACAGGGCCCATCTCTGCAGTCTCAATGCAGCAAGAGATGGTACACCAGTGTGTGGACCCAGAATGGTTGTAAGAGGTCGACGGTCAGTTAAGAGAGTGAAGTTTCTCCCATACAAGTACTGATGAAATTTACGGACAACGAAAACGATACTTAATGCCTCTCGCTCCAGTTGTGCATAGTTTGATTCTGCCTTGTTCAGTGTTCTGGGGGCAAAAGCGATTGGTTTTTCTTCTCAGTTTGGCATGACATGTGAAAGAACCACTCCTACTCCATACGGAGACGCGTCACAAGCAAGCTGTAGTGCCAGTGACGGGTTGAAGTGAGTCAGAACCTGCGAAGTTGTCAGCATATCCTTAGCTTTCTGGAATGCTGCCTGGCAGTTTTCGGTCCATTTCCACATTTTGTCTTTGCACAACAATTCGTGCAATGGCTGCAGCAACGAAGCCAAGTTTGGAATGAATCGTCCGTAATAATTCAATAATCCTAAAAAGGATCGTAGCTGGCTGATGTTCTGTGGCGGTGGTGCATTGACGATGGCAGTGATTTTAGACGGTGCGGTGTGAAGTCCTTCCGCATCAATCACATGCCCCAGATACTCCACAGACGGCTTAAAGAactcacatttgtcttttcGAACTATTAAGTCCGTATTCCTCCAGCCTTTGAAGCATCGCATCTAAGTTACGCAGATGCTCTTCATCGTTTGCTCCCGTACACAGAATGTCATCAAGGTAACATTGTACACCTGGTAAGCCAGTAAGGATTTGATCCATGGCGCGCTGGAATAAAGCTTGAGCTGAGGTTATTCCAAAAGGCAGCCTGCGATACCTGAAAAGtcctttatgtgtgtttattgttaACAGTTTGCGTGACTGTTCCTCCACATGCATTTGCAGGTAAGCTTGGTTGAGATCtattttgctgatttttttttcctccaacaagACCAGCAAATAAATCATCAATCAATGGGAGTGGATACTGCTCTGCTACCAGCACTGGGTTAAGGGTTACCTTAAAGTCCCCACAGGTCCGGATTCCACCATTATTCTTCGGTACCGGAACAATAGGCGTGGCCCACTCGCTGGTGGTCATAGACTCTAAAACCCCACTCTCAACCAAATCATCCAAGTCAGCTTCCACCTTTGGCCTAATTGCGTAAGGTACTGGTCTTGCCTTGCGGAATACAGGTTCGCTCCCAGGTTTGACATGCAACTTAACAGTAATGTCCTTCATGCTACTTAACTCATCACGGAAGATCTGGTCATGTTTTTCCAGTATCGACTGCAACTGTGTCGAATGAGTTGATAGCTTCCTTACCTCCTGCCAGTCAAGACGGATTTTCCTTAACCAGATGCGCCCCACGAAGGCGGTGAGGTTATCCCTGGTGACATAGACGGGAAGTGTCTCTGACCGACCATTACAGTGCACCAGTACATCCGTCATCCCTTTCATTTGCACTGGGTGTCCAGTATAGGCTCTGAAAACCGTGTCTGAAGGTCATAACTGAAGGTGCTTCAGACATTTCTTGTAGGTTTTGAAAGACAAAATGGATGCCTTTGACCCTGTGTcaatttgcatttttacagAATGTCCTTCCAGCTCAGCATTAATCCAAAACCCATCTGACCTTTCATCCACACTCAACACTTTCACTGTGTTAATCTTAGCAGACAATCCCTCTTCTGAGGAATCACTGTCCTCCATTTGACTTTTAACTGTGTGAACATGTCTTTTCTTGTTGAACTTTGCATTgtcctttttgttttcagcctTTGGGCCTCTTCCTGCATCATTTTTGTTTCTGCATGCCGTTCCACGTGACCCTTCTTCCCACAGCTTTGGCAGGTCATATGCTTACACCAGCATGTAGAAGCTAAGTGGCCAGACTTGCCACATCGAAAACATGGGCCTTGAGGGTTTGAGTTGGTAGTGCCAAGTTTGTGCACCCTTCCTGTGgcgtgcagctgctggacctctttAGATGCCATTTCCATAGTGACACTAATAATAATGGCTTTCTCAAGGGTCAAATCACGTTCAGTGAGAAGCTTCTTCTGAATTGCCTCATTTCTTAATCCACACACAAGTCTGTCTCTTAATGAATCATTTAGGACATTTCTAAATTCACAATGTACAGCTAATTTATGTAAAGCTGCCACAAACATGACGACAGACTCCCCCTCTTCCTGACTGCGTCCGTGAAACCTGAACCGTTCCGTGATGACCAGAGGTTTGGGCGAAAAATGTGCCGTGAGCGTGTCCACAATTTGCTCGTAAGTTTGACTTCCTGGCTTATCAGGTTGTAGAAGAGTTCGAAGCAAATTAAAAGTCTTTGGTCCCATCACACTTAAAAAAGTGGGCACTAGCTTGACATCAATTTCGTTCGCTGCCACAAAATAAGCAAAACGCTCCGTGTACGAGTCCCAGTGCTCAAAGCCATCATCAAAGGGGCCAATCGAGCCGATAACTCCAACCATCTTTTCTAAGCTCCTGGTTACGGCACCGCTCCCTTTCACTTTTAACTGACTCCCCTTGTCCACTCACGTGTAGTCTCAGACGTCCACCGGTCCGCTCCTGCCGTCGAAAGCTGGCTGCGCCGGTGTGTGAACAACTCcggagagaaaacaaaacaaaaaaacccgaCAAAGGAGACAAATAAAAATTTCCCCGCAGCGGACAACATGCGCTAATTCAGACGTCCTCATCGCCACTTTTGTTATGTCGTCACTCTTGTGCACGATAATAATCCGGGGACCACGACTTGGCTCGAGcagttttttattatttcaacaGGACTTGAACACGTGTTATACTTGTACGAACTTCCGTGGACAACCACACCCAGAACCACCCACCATGCACGTGATGCATGCCAACTACAGGTCCAATTATAACCCAAAATACATGACAAATACAGTATGTACagga
This genomic window from Takifugu rubripes chromosome 3, fTakRub1.2, whole genome shotgun sequence contains:
- the LOC105419264 gene encoding uncharacterized protein isoform X2, producing MDIETRTRVEGNFNTFGFLPKTSLLNMQKQVAFFPGKLQVVFRKGPLGFLLQEPSDEAKRPPDHVLDKGQQTEEFFNRRTNDHPRWTIKTAEEYGISEKEEDFSCFDDVVGMLSVQQEHATGLDLFMDLIKNMLQVDPNQRITPVEALQHPFFNVKEEATSKEQCLENIQLTNYAVDQLEKPELVPPETVVSQENPAEVQPDNSGEDQLNDGFQTGDNTLNYTCFVNTLRTVGDALALPKRTEKFDWFGWF
- the LOC105419264 gene encoding homeodomain-interacting protein kinase 2-like isoform X3; the encoded protein is MQKQVAFFPGKLQVVFRKGPLGFLLQEPSDEAKRPPDHVLDKGQQTEEFFNRRTNDHPRWTIKTAEEYGISEKEEDFSCFDDVVGMLSVQQEHATGLDLFMDLIKNMLQVDPNQRITPVEALQHPFFNVKEEATSKEQCLENIQLTNYAVDQLEKPELVPPETVVSQENPAEVQPDNSGEDQLNDGFQTGDNTLNYTCFVNTLRTVGDALALPKRTEKFDWFGWF
- the LOC105419264 gene encoding homeodomain-interacting protein kinase 2-like isoform X1, translated to MDRECCAIEQLVMALHHLKTFRIIHMDIKPENVMIVDHHEKPLQVKLVDFGGAQMSGNIDFETLMFTKMHSSPEVLLESEMNEALDMWSLGVTAFKLAVGTDLFPYSRRYSIINSMVKFFLGQPPDHVLDKGQQTEEFFNRRTNDHPRWTIKTAEEYGISEKEEDFSCFDDVVGMLSVQQEHATGLDLFMDLIKNMLQVDPNQRITPVEALQHPFFNVKEEATSKEQCLENIQLTNYAVDQLEKPELVPPETVVSQENPAEVQPDNSGEDQLNDGFQTGDNTLNYTCFVNTLRTVGDALALPKRTEKFDWFGWF